From the Lolium rigidum isolate FL_2022 chromosome 2, APGP_CSIRO_Lrig_0.1, whole genome shotgun sequence genome, one window contains:
- the LOC124686626 gene encoding desmethyl-deoxy-podophyllotoxin synthase-like has product MAADLPSFYVFLLVVILPLVYLSFSRRRSGSGHRLPPSPWALPVIGHLHHLAGALPHRALRDLARRHGPLMLLRFGEVPVVVASSPDAAREIMKTHDVAFATRPVGPMLRRVFQGAEGLVFAPYGDAWRQLRKICTVEILSSRRVQSFRAVREDELGRLLRSVASEAEARPVVNLSARIAAFVADSSVRAIIGCRSADRDAFLRILEEGMKVVPGMSLPDIFPSSRIAMRLSRVPGMLQRGRSAMLGFVDTIIKERQENIAAAAAAAGEEHEDLLDVLPRLQKEMGSQYPLTTLNIKTVIIDLFVAGSETSSTMLQWAMAELMRNPTVMRRAQEEVRRELAGHDRVTEDSLRNLHYMRLVIKETLRLHPAAPLLVPRECRIPCEVLGFDVPQGAMVLVNAWAIGRDPAHWDAQEEFVPERFEEQGGSAGRDFKGTDFEFVPFGAGRRMCPGMAFGLAHIELALAALLFHFDWDLPEGMVREELDMTEAAGITARLRSDLLVIAVPRAQVPSE; this is encoded by the exons ATGGCCGCTGATCTCCCGTCGTTCTACGTGTTCCTCCTAGTAGTCATATTACCGCTCGTCTACTTGTCATTCTCTCGCCGTCGGTCCGGCTCCGGCCACCGTCTTCCCCCGTCGCCTTGGGCGCTGCCGGTGATCGGCCACCTGCACCACCTCGCGGGCGCGCTCCCGCACCGCGCCCTGCGCGACCTGGCTCGTCGCCACGGCCCGCTCATGCTGCTCCGCTTCGGCGAGGTCCCCGTGGTGGTCGCCTCCTCCCCGGACGCCGCGCGGGAGATCATGAAGACCCACGACGTGGCCttcgcgacgcgtcccgtcgggcCCATGCTCCGCCGCGTGTTCCAGGGCGCCGAGGGCCTCGTCTTCGCGCCCTACGGCGACGCGTGGCGCCAGCTCCGCAAGATCTGCACCGTCGAGATCCTCAGCTCCCGCCGCGTCCAGTCATTCCGCGCCGTCCGCGAGGACGagctcggccgcctcctccgctccgtcgcgtcggaggcggaggcgagACCGGTAGTGAACCTGTCCGCGCGGATCGCGGCGTTCGTCGCGGACTCCTCGGTGCGCGCCATCATCGGCTGCCGTAGCGCTGACCGCGACGCGTTCCTGAGGATTCTGGAGGAGGGGATGAAGGTCGTTCCGGGGATGAGCCTGCCGGACATCTTCCCTTCGTCGCGCATCGCGATGCGCCTCAGCCGCGTCCCCGGCATGCTCCAGCGCGGCCGCAGCGCCATGCTCGGCTTCGTCGACACTATCATCAAGGAACGCCAGGAGAAcatagctgccgccgccgccgccgccggtgaggaACACGAGGACTTGCTTGACGTGCTCCCGAGGCTCCAGAAGGAGATGGGCTCCCAGTACCCGCTCACAACCCTGAACATCAAAACCGTCATCATC GACTTGTTTGTCGCGGGCAGCGagacgtcgtcgacgatgctgcaGTGGGCGATGGCCGAGCTGATGCGTAACCCGACGGTGATGCGGAGGGCGCAAGAGGAGGTCCGCAGAGAGCTCGCCGGCCACGACAGGGTGACGGAGGACAGCCTGAGAAACCTGCACTACATGCGCCTCGTCATCAAGGAGACACTCCGGCTGCATCCAGCGGCGCCGCTCCTGGTGCCTCGCGAATGCCGCATCCCGTGCGAGGTGCTCGGGTTCGACGTGCCCCAGGGCGCGATGGTGCTCGTCAACGCGTGGGCGATCGGCAGGGACCCGGCGCACTGGGATGCGCAGGAGGAGTTCGTCCCTGAGAGGTTCGAGGAGCAAGGTGGCAGCGCCGGCAGGGACTTCAAGGGGACGGACTTCGAGTTCGTGCCGttcggcgccggcaggaggatgtGCCCCGGCATGGCGTTCGGTCTGGCGCACATTGAGCTCGCCCTCGCGGCGCTGCTGTTCCACTTCGACTGGGATCTGCCGGAGGGCATGGTCCGTGAGGAGTTGGACATGACCGAGGCGGCCGGGATCACCGCGCGCCTGAGGTCTGACTTGTTGGTGATCGCCGTTCCCCGTGCCCAGGTGCCCAGTGAGTAA